A portion of the Bifidobacterium bifidum ATCC 29521 = JCM 1255 = DSM 20456 genome contains these proteins:
- a CDS encoding type I restriction-modification system subunit M, whose protein sequence is MNKQQLAAKIWESANKMRSKIEANEYKDYILGFIFYKFLSETEVTRLHADGMGNEDLEELREDDTETAQYVRDLCGYFISYDNLFSTWVAKKGDFAIANVRDALSAFDRNIDPARKRVFAGIFDTLQTGLSKLGTDEKSRSKAARDLIYLIKDIPMDSRQDYDTLGFIYEYLISNFASNAGKKAGEFYTPSEVSQLMSEIVAWHLAGREEINIYDPTSGSGSLLIHIGQAVARRNGNPNDIRYYAQELKENTYNLTRMNLVMRGILPDNIVARNGDTLKSDWPWFDTDETKDETYEPLFVDAVVSNPPYSQNWEPPEAGEDIRFEYGIAPKSKADYAFLLHDLYHLRDDGIMTIVLPHGVLFRGGEEGTIRRNLVENHHIQAIIGLPANIFFGTGIPTIVMVLRKHRDDDHVLIVDASKYFTKEGKNNKLRASDIKRIVDAVTGNRDVDKFSRLVGIDEIRQNDYNLNIPRYVDSSDNAESWDVYSTMFGGIPKRDIDALSKYWTVFPGLRRCLFAEENGHSAKLAVQDVREAVNADSDVKAYIQRYREAFIDYPAYIRGELVGNAANVGIAAEEETLANDLLRRLAGIPLVDAYAAYQVLDDSWQKTISIDLETIQAEGHDAVRKVDANMVVKKKGGKDVEVPDGWVGHILPFDLVQGKYLTSDLAEIATFESRLSDIGGEIADILENLDEDDKSSTDAVSEDGDSFVAAELKKAVKSIGKNPETDFDRALVSAQRLFDEEREVKKNVKNLRSALDEKTRTVIEGLSDEHADDLLAAKWVEPLQRKLEELPQTAVDELIAAVNALNDKYSTTYSDVCEQIEQAEAELGNMLGQLTGNEFDMAGIAELKTLLGGE, encoded by the coding sequence ATGAATAAGCAGCAGCTTGCCGCCAAGATTTGGGAGTCGGCCAACAAAATGCGCTCGAAGATCGAAGCCAACGAATACAAGGATTACATCCTCGGCTTCATCTTCTACAAGTTCCTTTCCGAGACCGAAGTCACTCGTCTGCATGCTGATGGCATGGGGAACGAAGACCTCGAAGAATTGCGGGAGGATGATACCGAGACCGCGCAGTACGTGCGCGATCTGTGCGGCTACTTCATCTCCTACGATAACCTGTTCTCCACATGGGTGGCGAAGAAGGGGGATTTCGCCATCGCCAATGTGCGCGACGCGCTTTCCGCGTTCGACCGCAACATCGACCCTGCCCGCAAGCGCGTGTTCGCGGGCATCTTCGACACCTTGCAGACCGGCCTGTCCAAACTCGGCACCGATGAGAAAAGCCGCAGCAAGGCCGCACGTGACCTCATCTACCTCATCAAGGACATTCCGATGGACAGCCGGCAGGACTACGACACCCTCGGCTTCATCTATGAATACCTGATCAGCAATTTCGCCTCCAACGCGGGCAAGAAGGCCGGCGAGTTCTACACGCCGAGCGAGGTCTCACAGCTCATGAGCGAAATCGTGGCCTGGCATCTCGCCGGCCGTGAGGAAATCAACATCTATGACCCCACAAGCGGTTCGGGCTCGTTGCTCATCCACATCGGCCAGGCGGTGGCCCGTCGCAACGGCAACCCGAATGACATCAGGTATTACGCGCAGGAACTCAAGGAGAACACCTACAACCTCACGCGCATGAACCTTGTCATGCGCGGCATCCTGCCGGACAACATCGTGGCCCGCAACGGAGACACACTGAAAAGCGACTGGCCGTGGTTCGACACCGACGAGACCAAGGATGAGACCTATGAGCCGTTGTTCGTGGACGCTGTGGTCTCGAATCCTCCCTACTCCCAGAATTGGGAACCGCCGGAGGCCGGCGAGGATATCCGCTTCGAATACGGCATCGCGCCCAAGTCCAAGGCGGACTACGCCTTCCTGCTGCATGACCTCTACCATCTGCGCGACGACGGCATCATGACCATCGTATTGCCCCATGGCGTGCTGTTCCGTGGTGGTGAGGAAGGCACTATTCGCCGGAACCTGGTGGAGAACCACCACATTCAGGCCATCATCGGCTTGCCCGCGAACATCTTCTTCGGCACCGGCATCCCCACCATCGTGATGGTGCTGCGCAAACATCGCGACGACGATCATGTGCTCATCGTGGACGCTTCCAAATACTTCACCAAGGAAGGCAAGAACAACAAGCTGCGTGCGAGCGATATCAAACGCATCGTGGATGCGGTGACAGGGAATCGTGACGTCGATAAGTTCAGCCGCTTGGTGGGTATTGATGAGATTCGGCAGAACGACTATAACCTCAATATTCCTCGCTACGTGGATTCCTCCGACAATGCCGAGAGCTGGGATGTGTATTCCACTATGTTCGGCGGTATTCCTAAGCGGGACATCGATGCACTCAGCAAATATTGGACCGTGTTCCCCGGACTACGCCGGTGCCTTTTCGCGGAGGAGAACGGCCATTCGGCCAAGCTCGCCGTGCAAGACGTTCGTGAGGCGGTGAATGCCGACTCAGATGTGAAGGCATATATCCAGCGTTATCGTGAGGCGTTCATCGATTATCCGGCTTATATACGCGGTGAATTGGTGGGTAATGCCGCCAATGTGGGCATTGCCGCCGAAGAGGAGACTCTGGCAAATGATCTGCTGCGTCGTTTGGCTGGTATCCCTCTCGTAGACGCCTATGCGGCGTATCAGGTGCTTGACGATAGTTGGCAAAAGACTATTTCCATCGACCTTGAAACCATACAGGCCGAGGGACATGACGCCGTTCGCAAAGTCGATGCCAATATGGTCGTCAAGAAGAAAGGTGGTAAGGATGTCGAAGTGCCGGACGGCTGGGTCGGGCATATTCTGCCGTTCGATCTCGTACAGGGGAAATATCTTACCTCTGATCTTGCGGAAATTGCCACATTTGAATCTCGGCTGAGTGATATTGGCGGCGAAATCGCTGACATTCTTGAAAATCTGGATGAGGATGACAAGAGTTCGACTGATGCCGTCAGCGAGGATGGAGATTCTTTCGTTGCCGCTGAATTGAAGAAAGCAGTGAAATCGATTGGGAAGAATCCCGAGACTGACTTTGACCGTGCTCTTGTGAGTGCACAGCGGTTGTTTGATGAAGAGCGTGAAGTCAAAAAGAACGTTAAGAATCTCCGTTCAGCGCTTGATGAAAAGACCCGGACCGTTATTGAAGGACTGAGCGATGAACATGCTGATGAC